A part of Halictus rubicundus isolate RS-2024b chromosome 4, iyHalRubi1_principal, whole genome shotgun sequence genomic DNA contains:
- the LOC143353158 gene encoding SAP domain-containing ribonucleoprotein isoform X2, whose translation MADSSYEKGLTELSKMKVADLKIELKQRGLPTSGNKTELVERLQLAIHDSALSLDETAEEILDEDAVLGDEEIEELSSKPDSQEVNEKRKLSTESNTSAKKIVLNRKPVIEETKNESIEKTETDAKSTETAPPERKIIKLSELGVKERLEMRAKKFGMPLSEAAKKEARSARFSINNQNNKSAASVKTPVHTTYEVLKKRAERFGMSVSTLMEKAELEARIEKRKMRFGEVTSSNDKVLQNKYNHCIHNKRSSYLL comes from the exons ATGGCTGATTCATCTTATGAGAAAGGTCTAACCGAACTTTCGAAAATGAAG GTTGCAGATTTGAAGATCGAATTGAAACAGAGAGGACTTCCCACTAGTGGTAATAAAACTGAATTGGTCGAAAGACTTCAGTTAGCAATTCATG ATTCTGCGTTATCTTTAGATGAAACAGCTGAAGAGATTTTAGATGAAGATGCAGTCCTCGGT GACGAAGAAATAGAAGAGTTATCGAGTAAACCAGATTCTCAAGAAGTTAACGAAAAAAGGAAATTATCTACAGAGAGTAACACAAGTGCAAAGAAAATAGTTCTAAACCGCAAACCAGTGATTGAAGAAACTAAAAACGAATCGATAGAAAAAACTGAAACTGATGCAAAATCTACTGAAACTGCACCACCTGAAAGGAAAATTATTAAACTATCAGAACTTGGTGTTAAAGAG AGATTGGAAATGAGAGCTAAAAAGTTTGGAATGCCGCTATCGGAAGCTGCCAAAAAGGAGGCGAGATCTGCCAGATTCAGTATTAATAATCAAAATAATAAGTCTGCTGCTTCTGTAAAAACACCTGTg CATACAACATACGAAGTTTTAAAAAAACGAGCAGAAAGGTTCGGTATGTCTGTTTCCACGTTAATGGAGAAG GCCGAGTTGGAAGCCAGaatagaaaagagaaaaatgagATTTGGAGAAGTAACATCCAGCAATGATAAAGTACTTCAGAATAAA TACAATCATTGTATACACAATAAAAGATCATCgtatttgttataa
- the LOC143353158 gene encoding SAP domain-containing ribonucleoprotein isoform X1: MADSSYEKGLTELSKMKVADLKIELKQRGLPTSGNKTELVERLQLAIHGDSALSLDETAEEILDEDAVLGDEEIEELSSKPDSQEVNEKRKLSTESNTSAKKIVLNRKPVIEETKNESIEKTETDAKSTETAPPERKIIKLSELGVKERLEMRAKKFGMPLSEAAKKEARSARFSINNQNNKSAASVKTPVHTTYEVLKKRAERFGMSVSTLMEKAELEARIEKRKMRFGEVTSSNDKVLQNKYNHCIHNKRSSYLL; the protein is encoded by the exons ATGGCTGATTCATCTTATGAGAAAGGTCTAACCGAACTTTCGAAAATGAAG GTTGCAGATTTGAAGATCGAATTGAAACAGAGAGGACTTCCCACTAGTGGTAATAAAACTGAATTGGTCGAAAGACTTCAGTTAGCAATTCATGGTG ATTCTGCGTTATCTTTAGATGAAACAGCTGAAGAGATTTTAGATGAAGATGCAGTCCTCGGT GACGAAGAAATAGAAGAGTTATCGAGTAAACCAGATTCTCAAGAAGTTAACGAAAAAAGGAAATTATCTACAGAGAGTAACACAAGTGCAAAGAAAATAGTTCTAAACCGCAAACCAGTGATTGAAGAAACTAAAAACGAATCGATAGAAAAAACTGAAACTGATGCAAAATCTACTGAAACTGCACCACCTGAAAGGAAAATTATTAAACTATCAGAACTTGGTGTTAAAGAG AGATTGGAAATGAGAGCTAAAAAGTTTGGAATGCCGCTATCGGAAGCTGCCAAAAAGGAGGCGAGATCTGCCAGATTCAGTATTAATAATCAAAATAATAAGTCTGCTGCTTCTGTAAAAACACCTGTg CATACAACATACGAAGTTTTAAAAAAACGAGCAGAAAGGTTCGGTATGTCTGTTTCCACGTTAATGGAGAAG GCCGAGTTGGAAGCCAGaatagaaaagagaaaaatgagATTTGGAGAAGTAACATCCAGCAATGATAAAGTACTTCAGAATAAA TACAATCATTGTATACACAATAAAAGATCATCgtatttgttataa
- the LOC143353158 gene encoding SAP domain-containing ribonucleoprotein isoform X3, which yields MADSSYEKGLTELSKMKVADLKIELKQRGLPTSGNKTELVERLQLAIHDSALSLDETAEEILDEDAVLGDEEIEELSSKPDSQEVNEKRKLSTESNTSAKKIVLNRKPVIEETKNESIEKTETDAKSTETAPPERKIIKLSELGVKERLEMRAKKFGMPLSEAAKKEARSARFSINNQNNKSAASVKTPVHTTYEVLKKRAERFGMSVSTLMEKAELEARIEKRKMRFGEVTSSNDKVLQNKVKIVK from the exons ATGGCTGATTCATCTTATGAGAAAGGTCTAACCGAACTTTCGAAAATGAAG GTTGCAGATTTGAAGATCGAATTGAAACAGAGAGGACTTCCCACTAGTGGTAATAAAACTGAATTGGTCGAAAGACTTCAGTTAGCAATTCATG ATTCTGCGTTATCTTTAGATGAAACAGCTGAAGAGATTTTAGATGAAGATGCAGTCCTCGGT GACGAAGAAATAGAAGAGTTATCGAGTAAACCAGATTCTCAAGAAGTTAACGAAAAAAGGAAATTATCTACAGAGAGTAACACAAGTGCAAAGAAAATAGTTCTAAACCGCAAACCAGTGATTGAAGAAACTAAAAACGAATCGATAGAAAAAACTGAAACTGATGCAAAATCTACTGAAACTGCACCACCTGAAAGGAAAATTATTAAACTATCAGAACTTGGTGTTAAAGAG AGATTGGAAATGAGAGCTAAAAAGTTTGGAATGCCGCTATCGGAAGCTGCCAAAAAGGAGGCGAGATCTGCCAGATTCAGTATTAATAATCAAAATAATAAGTCTGCTGCTTCTGTAAAAACACCTGTg CATACAACATACGAAGTTTTAAAAAAACGAGCAGAAAGGTTCGGTATGTCTGTTTCCACGTTAATGGAGAAG GCCGAGTTGGAAGCCAGaatagaaaagagaaaaatgagATTTGGAGAAGTAACATCCAGCAATGATAAAGTACTTCAGAATAAAGTTAAGATTGTTAAATGA